The following is a genomic window from Candidatus Binatia bacterium.
GACGCCGCGCTCTGGCAGCCGTCGCGATCGCACAGAAGCGCGATCTCGACCGACATGCTCGTCGAGGGCGTGGACTTCACGCGCGACGCGATGTCGCTCGACGACGCCGGCTGGCGCGCGATGGCGGCCAACCTCAGCGATCTCGCCGCGATGGGCGCGCGCCCGGTGCTCGCGACCGTCGCGCTCGGCGTGCCCGAGGGCGACGGTGCCGATGAAATTCTCGCGCTCTATCGCGGGTTGGCGGCGTGCGCGCAAACGTACGGACTCGCCATCGTCGGCGGCGATCTCTCGCGCGGGCCCGCACTGACGATCGCAATCGCGGTCGTCGGCGAGGTGCGGCCGAGCAACGTGAAGACGCGCGCCGGGGGAAGGCCCGGCGACGTGATCGCGGTGACCGGTCCGCTCGGCGCCGCGCGCGCCGGCTTGGAACTCACGCGCAACGCCGCAGCGATCGGCGACGAGCTCGCGGCGCGAGCGCTGCTCGCGTTCCGGCGTCCGGAGCCGCGCTGCGCGGAGGGGCGCTTTCTCGCGGCGAGCCGCAACGTAAGCGCGATGATGGATTGCTCCGACGGGCTTTCGACCGATCTCGCGCGCCTCGCGACCGCAAGCGGATGCGCTGCGATCGTCGAGTCGGTTCCGGTCGCGGAGTCGGCCGCGGCGGTCGCGCGCGCGCGCGCCGAGGATCCCGACGCGTTCGCGCTCGCCGGCGGCGAGGAGTTTGAACTGATCGCGGCGATTCGCCCGCGCGCCTATCGACATCTCGCGCTGCGCTACGCCGCCCACTTCAAGCGGGAGCTCCGTCGAATCGGCGTGCTGAGCGAGGGGTCGGGCGTTACGTGGAAGGGTGCGCCGCTAGCGCGTTTGGGCTGGGACCACTTCGCGCGCTGACGCTGACGCGCGGCGCGTGACCCGGTTCGATCGAAGGCAGCTCGTGCAGACGCGCGCGGTGCGGTGGACGCCCCGGTCGTCGATCCGGATTGACTGAAGGTTGGGAAGCCAGCGCCGCTTCGTCTTGTTCATGGCGTGGCTGACGTTGTTCCCCGACTTCGGCCCCTTGCCGCAAATATCGCATCGCTTCGCCATAACCGGCCGATAGTACCATGCAGGCGGCCCGCCGGGCAACCCCGCCGCGCCTGGGAAAGGTGACCTGCGGCAAGGTTTCCAGGGGTAGCTCCGAAAGTCGCGGACGATGAGTCGCGCGCGTATCGCCGTGGATGCGATGGGAGGCGACCACGCGCCGCAGGAGATCGTCGCCGGCGCGTTGCTTGCCGCCGCGGAGTTCGATGCCCAGATTATCCTCGTCGGCGACGAGGCGCGCGTTCGCCCGCTTCTGCGGGGTCCGGGCGCCGATAAAATCACGGTCGTTCACGCGCCCGAGGCGATCGCGATGGACACGTCGCCCTCGGTTGCATTGCGTTCGTGCGAGCGCACGTCGCTCGGCGTCGCCGTTGCGTTGGTCAAGCAGGGCGAAGCCGACGCCGTCGTCTCGGCGGGGAACAGCGGCGCCTTCTTGGCCGTGGCCCTCATCAAGCTGCGCCCAATCGAAGGCATCTCGCGTCCGGCGATCGCGACCGTCTGGCCGGCGCTCAACGGGCCGACCGTTCTCCTCGACTCGGGCGCGAACGTGGATTGCCGTCCCGAGTGGCTCGTGCAGTTCGCGATCATGGGATCGGCCTACGCGAAGTCGGTGCTCGGCGTCGCGCAGCCGCGCGTCGGCGTGCTCTCGGTCGGCGAGGAGCGCAGCAAAGGAAATCAACTCGTGCTCGAGACGGCGCGTCTGCTCGAGACCGCGCCGGTCCGTTTCATCGGCAACGTCGAGGGCGGAGATCTCTTCCACAACGTTGCCGACGTCATCGTCACCGACGGTTTCGTCGGCAACGTCGTGCTGAAGGCCGGCGAAGGAATGTTCGCCGACTTGGCGCGCGTCATGCGCGACACGCTGCTGGGAGGCAACTTCCTCACGAAGGTCGGCACCGCGATGCTCGCCCCGGCGCTCAAGCGCCTGCGAAGGCGTTTCGATTACGAGACGTACGGCGGCGCGCCGCTGCTCGGCCTTCGCGGAAACTGCATCGTCACGCACGGGCGAGCCGGCCGCAACGCCTTGAAACACGCGATCGGCGCGGCCGCGCAGGAAGTCAACCAAGACGTCGTCGGCAAGATCACGGAGCTCATCGCACCGCATCTCGCTCCGACGTAATCGCCATGGCCGGCGTCTACGTCCACCTGCCCTTCTGTCCGTATCTCTGCCCCTATTGCGATTTCGCGAAATGGCCGCTGCGCGAGAGCGCCGCGCGGCGCTATCTCGGCGCGCTGCGGGCCGAGATCGAGCGCGAGCCGGTTACGCCGGCGCAGACGGTCTATCTCGGCGGCGGCACGCCGAACGCGTACGGCCGCGACTCGATCGTCGAATTGCTCGCGCTCGTGCGAGCGCGCTTTCCGGGAACGAGCGAGATCTCGATCGAGGTCAACCCGGAACTCGTGCGCGACGGCGATTTCGAAGCGTATCGAGACGCCGGCGTCACGCGGCTCTCGATCGGCGTGCAGTCCTTCGAGCCCGGCGAGATCGAGAGGCTCGGCCGCAAGCACACCGTCGAGCAGGTTCGTGCGGTCGTCGCGCAGGCGCGCGCGGCGCGCATCGCGTCGGTCTCGCTCGACCTGATCTTCGCGGTGCCGGGCCAGACGCCGGCGAGTTGGCGCCGCACGCTGGCGGCGGCGATCGCCCTCGGCGTCGATCACTGCTCCGCGTACGGTCTCACGGTGGAAGAAGGGACGCCGTATGCGGCATGGCGAGCGCGCGAGCCGGCGGCGTTCTTCGACGACGAGCGCGAAGCCGAGCTCTACGCGATCGCGATCGAAGCGCTGGCGGCCGCCGGCTACGAGCAGTACGAGATCAGCAACTTCGCGCGCCCCGGCCATCGCTGCGCGCACAACCTTAACTATTGGGCGAACGGCGAGTATCTCGGGTTCGGCGTCGGCGCGGCATCGTATCGCGACGGCGTGCGGTCGGTGCACACGCGCCGGCTCGACGCCTACGTGGCGGCGTCGCTCGACGGGCGGGCGATCCCCTCCGACGCCGAGCGGCTGGTGGGCCGCAAGCGCGCCGGCGAGGCAATGATGCTCGCGCTGCGCACGGCGCAAGGGGTTGACTTGAGCGAGTTCAAAGAACGCTACGGCGTCGACGTGATGAACGAGTACGCGCCGGTCGTAACGCGATTCGCGCGGACGGGATTGCTGGAGCGCGTCGGAGATAGCGTCCGGCTGACCCGGCGAGGCATCTTTCTCGCCAACGACGTCTGTGGAGCTTTCGTAACATTCGAGTGAG
Proteins encoded in this region:
- the thiL gene encoding thiamine-phosphate kinase, whose product is MNEDAIIAAIWRICHPERARDASAVEGGDDAALWQPSRSHRSAISTDMLVEGVDFTRDAMSLDDAGWRAMAANLSDLAAMGARPVLATVALGVPEGDGADEILALYRGLAACAQTYGLAIVGGDLSRGPALTIAIAVVGEVRPSNVKTRAGGRPGDVIAVTGPLGAARAGLELTRNAAAIGDELAARALLAFRRPEPRCAEGRFLAASRNVSAMMDCSDGLSTDLARLATASGCAAIVESVPVAESAAAVARARAEDPDAFALAGGEEFELIAAIRPRAYRHLALRYAAHFKRELRRIGVLSEGSGVTWKGAPLARLGWDHFAR
- the rpmB gene encoding 50S ribosomal protein L28, which codes for MAKRCDICGKGPKSGNNVSHAMNKTKRRWLPNLQSIRIDDRGVHRTARVCTSCLRSNRVTRRASASAREVVPAQTR
- the plsX gene encoding phosphate acyltransferase PlsX, yielding MSRARIAVDAMGGDHAPQEIVAGALLAAAEFDAQIILVGDEARVRPLLRGPGADKITVVHAPEAIAMDTSPSVALRSCERTSLGVAVALVKQGEADAVVSAGNSGAFLAVALIKLRPIEGISRPAIATVWPALNGPTVLLDSGANVDCRPEWLVQFAIMGSAYAKSVLGVAQPRVGVLSVGEERSKGNQLVLETARLLETAPVRFIGNVEGGDLFHNVADVIVTDGFVGNVVLKAGEGMFADLARVMRDTLLGGNFLTKVGTAMLAPALKRLRRRFDYETYGGAPLLGLRGNCIVTHGRAGRNALKHAIGAAAQEVNQDVVGKITELIAPHLAPT
- the hemW gene encoding radical SAM family heme chaperone HemW, which encodes MAGVYVHLPFCPYLCPYCDFAKWPLRESAARRYLGALRAEIEREPVTPAQTVYLGGGTPNAYGRDSIVELLALVRARFPGTSEISIEVNPELVRDGDFEAYRDAGVTRLSIGVQSFEPGEIERLGRKHTVEQVRAVVAQARAARIASVSLDLIFAVPGQTPASWRRTLAAAIALGVDHCSAYGLTVEEGTPYAAWRAREPAAFFDDEREAELYAIAIEALAAAGYEQYEISNFARPGHRCAHNLNYWANGEYLGFGVGAASYRDGVRSVHTRRLDAYVAASLDGRAIPSDAERLVGRKRAGEAMMLALRTAQGVDLSEFKERYGVDVMNEYAPVVTRFARTGLLERVGDSVRLTRRGIFLANDVCGAFVTFE